From Halorubrum salinarum, the proteins below share one genomic window:
- a CDS encoding DUF7260 family protein, which produces MSVDTYVERARTRVRTEREALEAKRTAFERFDRRVRSISTDPTPVASTGAAVTGTEHRVRSAGDARCRDVRRAFEETVRPHSLDDVEGSGDESLLETVRSELTESIALALSPATDASFSPQLKRTVVAETAARRNEVKALEGALAREAAHLSDAADAVDAVVERLAALDETPLTALGFGALETRHETLDELRSRCADLARRRQEFLNGTTSNGAEAAVAHRRLPPYLYRDFPVDHPVLSTVATLDATCDDCQRAVRRHLVRRV; this is translated from the coding sequence ATGAGCGTCGACACGTACGTCGAACGCGCTCGGACCCGCGTTCGGACGGAGCGGGAGGCCCTCGAGGCGAAACGGACGGCGTTCGAGCGGTTCGACCGCCGCGTTCGGTCGATATCGACCGATCCGACGCCGGTCGCGTCGACGGGCGCCGCCGTCACCGGAACGGAACACCGCGTGAGATCGGCGGGCGACGCCCGCTGCCGAGACGTCCGTCGGGCGTTCGAAGAGACGGTCCGGCCACACAGCCTCGACGACGTCGAGGGATCCGGCGACGAGTCGCTGCTGGAGACGGTCCGCTCGGAGCTCACCGAGTCGATCGCGCTGGCGCTCTCGCCGGCGACCGACGCCTCGTTCAGTCCGCAGCTGAAGCGAACGGTCGTCGCCGAGACGGCCGCCCGTCGGAACGAGGTCAAGGCGCTCGAGGGGGCGCTCGCCCGCGAGGCGGCGCACCTGTCCGACGCCGCCGACGCCGTCGACGCCGTCGTCGAGCGCCTCGCGGCCCTCGACGAGACGCCGCTCACGGCGCTCGGTTTCGGGGCGCTCGAGACGCGACACGAGACGCTCGACGAGCTCCGATCGCGGTGTGCGGACTTGGCGCGGCGCCGACAGGAGTTTCTGAACGGCACGACGAGCAACGGGGCCGAGGCCGCCGTCGCTCACCGGCGGCTCCCGCCGTACCTCTACCGCGACTTCCCCGTCGATCACCCCGTCCTGTCGACGGTCGCGACGCTCGACGCGACGTGTGACGACTGCCAGCGGGCGGTGCGGAGACACCTCGTTCGGAGGGTATGA